The following proteins come from a genomic window of Halorussus halophilus:
- a CDS encoding sodium:calcium antiporter — translation MVSSNIDTGTAVVVLVLLTIFVALMGVGVAQADQEAGGSEEPLVTGVPAVLLFVAGGALLIFSAEKFIGYLVRAAEGLGVSLFLLAIVLTGIEFDDAVLGVATNLEELSGVALGSALGTALSLTGVTLALAAIVKPFRVSLPDDYVLLFALSPLALVPFALTGTLTAAHGAVLLGVFVVALGYIVYRETSGEVPIFRETEVREVQDGGNVRAMSAELPFVPDWNFPGWAWLGMSLLALAGLVVGAESMAIATEGIVASWELEGTVFGATIATAVLTFEDVFLTVEPVRRGAPEIGVGNVVGSVIFSVTGNVGVVLLVGSISVSPSVLVWHLPMLVLSTGLAAYFIWKNELRRWHGYVLLALYAVYWVGSYLLFGGLAMDL, via the coding sequence ATGGTGAGTTCGAACATCGACACAGGTACGGCCGTCGTCGTGTTAGTACTGTTGACGATTTTCGTCGCGCTGATGGGAGTCGGAGTCGCACAGGCAGACCAAGAAGCAGGTGGATCGGAGGAGCCACTCGTCACCGGCGTCCCGGCCGTCTTGCTGTTCGTCGCCGGGGGAGCACTACTGATATTCAGCGCCGAGAAGTTCATCGGCTACCTCGTCAGAGCCGCGGAAGGGCTGGGGGTGTCGCTGTTCCTCTTGGCTATCGTCCTGACTGGCATCGAGTTCGACGACGCAGTACTCGGTGTCGCCACGAATTTGGAGGAGTTGAGCGGCGTCGCGCTGGGAAGCGCGCTCGGTACTGCGCTTTCGCTGACCGGAGTGACGCTCGCGCTCGCGGCAATCGTCAAACCGTTCCGCGTGTCGCTCCCGGACGACTACGTCCTGCTGTTCGCGCTCTCGCCGCTCGCGCTCGTCCCGTTCGCCCTCACTGGCACGCTGACCGCCGCTCACGGGGCCGTCTTACTCGGCGTCTTCGTCGTGGCCCTGGGCTACATCGTCTACCGCGAGACGAGTGGCGAGGTCCCGATATTCCGCGAGACAGAGGTTCGGGAGGTCCAAGACGGTGGTAACGTCAGAGCGATGTCTGCGGAGTTGCCGTTCGTCCCCGACTGGAACTTCCCGGGGTGGGCGTGGTTGGGCATGTCGCTGCTGGCGCTCGCCGGTCTGGTAGTCGGGGCCGAGAGCATGGCGATAGCGACCGAAGGGATAGTCGCTAGCTGGGAACTCGAAGGGACGGTCTTCGGCGCGACAATCGCCACGGCCGTCCTCACCTTCGAAGACGTGTTCCTCACGGTCGAACCGGTTCGGCGCGGCGCGCCCGAAATCGGCGTCGGCAACGTCGTCGGGAGCGTCATCTTCTCGGTGACCGGCAACGTCGGCGTCGTGTTGCTCGTCGGAAGCATCAGTGTCTCGCCGAGCGTGTTGGTCTGGCACCTGCCGATGTTGGTCCTCTCGACTGGTCTCGCGGCGTACTTCATCTGGAAGAACGAACTCCGCAGGTGGCACGGCTACGTACTGCTCGCGTTGTACGCCGTCTACTGGGTCGGGAGCTATCTCCTGTTCGGTGGGTTGGCCATGGACCTCTAA
- a CDS encoding ABC transporter substrate-binding protein, giving the protein MGETRRRVLEAIGGTALGTNALASSVAGRQTEGVSLLLNWKPSGLHVPYYVAESKGFYDEEGVSLGGIESGQGSDFSAKQVGLGNTAFAVTSADQLLNVNSRGLSAQSVGVVMQRSPVVVFTTRETFGGELTSADQLAGKTVGTGPGMVRLLTKLLLERKGVRSDVTLTDTGFDTVQQLLAGKIDAAGGVFGDAVVARQKANAVSSIPVAEAIPSYGHVLATKSAFAQNNPETVRGFLRATARGAAWATDNPKRATDVLVSANPSLKPTRSVQREKWEQMAREYVLSNAVRDHGWGWSRPQPWATMHRALDDANLLGGAVEPNSVWTNEYLDPDAKFVGRYASQVEVER; this is encoded by the coding sequence ATGGGGGAGACACGACGACGCGTCTTGGAAGCGATTGGGGGCACAGCGCTCGGCACAAACGCGCTCGCCAGTTCCGTCGCTGGTCGCCAGACAGAGGGGGTATCGCTACTGCTCAACTGGAAGCCGAGCGGACTACACGTGCCGTACTACGTCGCGGAGTCGAAGGGGTTCTACGACGAGGAGGGCGTCTCACTCGGCGGAATCGAGAGCGGCCAAGGCTCTGACTTCTCGGCGAAGCAGGTCGGTCTCGGAAACACGGCCTTCGCAGTGACGAGCGCCGACCAGCTACTGAACGTGAACAGTCGCGGCCTCTCGGCGCAGTCCGTCGGCGTCGTCATGCAGCGGAGTCCGGTCGTGGTGTTCACCACCCGCGAGACGTTCGGCGGGGAACTCACCAGTGCCGACCAACTCGCGGGCAAGACGGTCGGCACTGGGCCCGGGATGGTCCGACTGCTCACGAAACTCCTGCTCGAACGCAAGGGCGTCAGGTCGGACGTAACGCTGACCGACACGGGGTTCGACACGGTACAGCAACTGCTGGCCGGTAAGATAGACGCCGCGGGCGGCGTCTTCGGCGACGCCGTCGTCGCGCGCCAGAAGGCAAACGCCGTCTCCTCGATTCCGGTCGCCGAGGCGATTCCGTCGTACGGCCACGTCCTCGCGACGAAGAGTGCGTTCGCCCAGAACAATCCCGAAACGGTCCGGGGGTTCCTGCGTGCGACCGCCCGCGGTGCGGCGTGGGCGACCGACAATCCGAAGCGTGCGACCGACGTTCTCGTCTCGGCGAACCCCTCGCTGAAGCCCACGAGGTCTGTTCAGCGCGAGAAGTGGGAACAGATGGCCCGCGAGTACGTCCTCTCGAACGCGGTTCGCGACCACGGCTGGGGGTGGAGTAGACCGCAACCGTGGGCCACGATGCACCGGGCACTCGACGACGCAAATCTGCTCGGCGGCGCGGTCGAACCGAACTCCGTCTGGACCAACGAGTATCTCGACCCGGACGCGAAGTTCGTCGGGCGGTACGCCTCGCAAGTCGAAGTCGAGCGATGA
- a CDS encoding ABC transporter permease, whose amino-acid sequence MNAVRAATSRFVPPFVVGILAVVGWATVIRLADVPEVVFPGPTAVATTLVRTWPELARAAGVTVATAGAGLLVGATLGLTIALAMTVSETTAAVARPYVVALRIVPLVAIAPILFRWFGDGFAARAILAATLAVFPVTVSAREGLRATPRELLDLARSVDASTTARLLRIRLPAAAPETLAGTKIAAAASVVGAVVAEFLTLDAGLGYRIFRASTRLQSARMVAALVVLALVGVAFYLLPVAVESGIRNQ is encoded by the coding sequence ATGAACGCCGTCCGTGCGGCGACCTCGCGCTTCGTCCCCCCGTTCGTGGTCGGGATACTCGCGGTCGTCGGATGGGCGACCGTAATTCGACTCGCCGACGTTCCCGAAGTCGTCTTTCCCGGCCCGACGGCCGTCGCCACCACGCTCGTCCGGACGTGGCCCGAACTCGCCCGCGCGGCCGGAGTCACCGTCGCAACTGCAGGGGCTGGACTACTCGTCGGCGCGACTCTCGGTCTCACAATCGCGCTCGCCATGACCGTCTCGGAAACCACCGCCGCCGTCGCGAGACCCTACGTCGTCGCGCTCCGAATCGTGCCGCTCGTGGCCATCGCCCCGATACTCTTCCGCTGGTTCGGCGACGGATTCGCGGCACGGGCGATACTTGCGGCGACGCTCGCTGTCTTCCCAGTGACTGTCTCTGCACGCGAAGGGCTCCGGGCGACCCCGCGGGAACTGCTCGACCTCGCCCGGTCGGTAGACGCCTCCACGACGGCGCGACTCCTTCGAATTCGGCTTCCCGCGGCCGCTCCCGAGACGCTGGCGGGGACGAAAATCGCGGCGGCCGCCAGCGTCGTCGGTGCAGTCGTCGCGGAGTTCCTCACGCTCGACGCCGGACTCGGCTATCGCATCTTTCGGGCCTCGACGCGGTTGCAGTCCGCGCGCATGGTCGCCGCGCTCGTCGTACTCGCGCTGGTCGGCGTCGCATTCTATCTTCTTCCGGTGGCTGTCGAGAGCGGAATTCGAAATCAGTGA
- a CDS encoding ABC transporter permease has translation MSFADHVPAARFTLPASALAVGVICWWSLVALTSVPAYLLPSPVIVADNLIERHTIYTRNAWVTLRTAVGGGAVGSLFGFLAAVVVVHSSVLRRAVYPYLVAARVLPKIAVAPVLLIYLGTGGATALVFVSLVAFFPVFVASAAGFEETPDSYLDLLDSVDAGPIRTLLFVRVPAALPAVFAGLKQATALSVVGAVVAEWILTDEGLGFLVLVASENVRPAAVLAAVVVLFAEGLALYGLVALLHRQVAWQ, from the coding sequence ATGAGTTTCGCCGACCACGTTCCGGCGGCCCGATTCACCCTTCCAGCGAGCGCGTTGGCGGTCGGGGTGATTTGCTGGTGGTCGCTGGTCGCTTTGACGAGCGTTCCGGCGTATCTCCTGCCGTCGCCAGTCATCGTCGCGGACAATTTGATAGAGCGACATACGATTTATACCCGTAACGCGTGGGTCACGCTTCGGACTGCCGTCGGTGGCGGCGCAGTCGGTTCCCTCTTCGGATTTCTCGCCGCCGTCGTGGTCGTCCACTCCTCAGTGCTTCGACGAGCGGTCTACCCCTATCTCGTCGCCGCGCGCGTCCTGCCGAAAATCGCCGTCGCGCCCGTCCTGCTCATCTATCTCGGTACTGGTGGGGCGACCGCGCTCGTCTTCGTCTCGCTCGTCGCGTTCTTCCCGGTGTTCGTCGCGTCTGCGGCGGGATTCGAGGAGACGCCCGACTCGTACCTCGACTTGTTGGACTCCGTGGACGCTGGACCGATTCGGACGCTCCTGTTCGTCCGGGTTCCGGCCGCGCTCCCGGCCGTGTTCGCGGGCCTCAAGCAGGCGACCGCGCTCTCGGTGGTCGGTGCGGTCGTCGCGGAGTGGATTCTCACCGACGAGGGACTGGGGTTTCTCGTGTTGGTTGCCTCGGAGAACGTCCGACCGGCGGCGGTGTTGGCGGCCGTCGTGGTGCTGTTCGCCGAAGGACTCGCGTTGTACGGACTCGTGGCACTCCTCCACCGACAGGTGGCGTGGCAGTGA
- a CDS encoding ABC transporter ATP-binding protein, protein MALDSVTVEYDDVRALVDVSFEVESGEFVTVIGPSGCGKTTLLRVVGGLQDPTSGTVRIDGDPPSRAKQDAELGFVFQHHALLPWKTALENVTFLRKMAEKSPNHDRARELLSTVGLSGFEDSRPAELSGGMKQRVAIARALHLGASVLLMDEPFGELDELTREQMGVEVRRVWRTEEKTVLFVTHSVPEAVFLADRCVVMGTDPGRIEAVFDVSLPRPREESVYGTTAFQEQVARVRRALHEGEGEGDSRTRDSRASESRTSEPRGSNR, encoded by the coding sequence ATAGCACTCGATAGCGTCACCGTCGAGTACGACGACGTGCGCGCGCTCGTGGACGTAAGTTTCGAAGTCGAATCCGGGGAGTTCGTCACTGTCATCGGCCCGTCGGGGTGTGGCAAGACGACGCTCCTCCGGGTCGTCGGCGGACTACAGGACCCGACATCTGGTACCGTCCGTATCGATGGCGACCCGCCGTCCCGCGCCAAACAGGACGCAGAACTCGGATTCGTCTTCCAGCATCACGCCCTCCTCCCGTGGAAAACGGCACTGGAGAACGTCACCTTTCTCCGGAAGATGGCCGAAAAGTCACCGAACCATGACCGCGCCCGCGAACTCCTTTCGACTGTCGGCCTCTCCGGATTCGAGGATTCTCGGCCCGCCGAACTCTCAGGCGGGATGAAACAGCGCGTCGCCATCGCGCGGGCGCTCCACCTCGGTGCGTCGGTCCTCCTGATGGACGAACCGTTCGGCGAACTCGACGAGTTGACCCGTGAACAGATGGGCGTCGAAGTCCGGCGGGTCTGGCGCACAGAGGAAAAGACGGTGCTGTTCGTCACCCACAGCGTCCCCGAAGCAGTGTTTCTCGCCGACCGCTGCGTCGTGATGGGGACCGACCCTGGCCGCATCGAAGCGGTCTTCGACGTGTCGTTGCCGCGCCCGCGCGAGGAGTCGGTGTACGGGACTACGGCGTTCCAAGAACAGGTCGCTCGCGTTCGTCGTGCGCTTCACGAAGGTGAAGGCGAAGGTGACTCCCGGACGCGCGATTCCCGAGCGAGTGAGTCCCGAACGAGCGAACCCCGAGGAAGTAACCGATGA
- a CDS encoding alpha/beta hydrolase, which produces MPDSPNQITASRADDPDSQVQTLLETLEAQGAPGIETLSVEQARELHTDFFTPDVEPESVGNVEDHLIREWGSEIPVRLYEPADSGPHPALVFFHGGGWVLGNLATADTVARSLSNRGNCTVVSVEYRKAPEHEFPAAVEDAYTATKWVASHAAKLGVDPDRLAVGGESAGGNLAAIVAQMAEEKDLGAPEIDFQLLAYPVTNHDYGTESYTQNSTGFFLTRQLMVWFWNHYLREDVDGRNVRASPILAGDLSGLPPAHVITAGYDPLRDEGAEYANRLAEAGVEVSHVNYDDVIHDFLNMRHLDDPFPNVERADDALDSAGEALRNAFGT; this is translated from the coding sequence GTGCCAGATTCACCGAACCAGATAACTGCGAGTCGCGCCGATGACCCCGATTCGCAGGTCCAGACGCTACTGGAAACGCTCGAAGCACAGGGTGCGCCCGGAATCGAGACGCTGAGTGTCGAACAGGCTCGCGAACTCCACACCGACTTCTTCACGCCCGACGTGGAACCGGAGTCGGTCGGGAACGTCGAAGACCACCTGATTCGGGAGTGGGGGTCGGAGATTCCGGTTCGACTCTACGAACCAGCGGATTCAGGACCGCATCCGGCGCTCGTCTTCTTCCACGGCGGCGGGTGGGTCCTCGGCAACCTCGCCACGGCCGACACGGTCGCGCGGTCGCTGTCGAACCGCGGGAACTGCACCGTCGTCTCCGTCGAGTACCGGAAAGCACCAGAACACGAGTTCCCGGCGGCGGTCGAAGACGCCTACACCGCGACGAAGTGGGTGGCGAGTCACGCAGCGAAACTCGGTGTGGACCCCGACCGACTCGCCGTCGGCGGGGAGAGCGCTGGCGGCAACCTCGCCGCAATCGTCGCCCAGATGGCCGAAGAGAAGGACCTCGGTGCGCCGGAAATCGACTTTCAGTTGCTCGCGTATCCGGTGACGAACCACGACTACGGCACGGAGTCGTACACCCAAAACTCGACTGGATTCTTCCTCACCCGGCAACTGATGGTCTGGTTCTGGAACCACTACCTGCGGGAGGACGTGGACGGTCGGAACGTTCGTGCCTCACCGATACTGGCTGGGGACCTGTCGGGACTGCCGCCTGCACACGTGATTACCGCGGGGTACGACCCGCTCCGCGACGAAGGAGCTGAATACGCGAACCGATTGGCTGAGGCCGGTGTCGAGGTTTCGCACGTCAACTACGACGACGTGATACACGACTTCCTCAACATGCGGCACTTGGACGACCCGTTTCCGAACGTCGAGCGTGCGGACGACGCACTCGACAGTGCGGGCGAAGCGTTACGAAACGCGTTCGGAACGTAG
- a CDS encoding putative glycolipid-binding domain-containing protein, giving the protein MSRSSFVYTHYCWEPVDGVGFEHCTVAFSPTLHADGIALGVDDDGASTRVRYLFDTDEKFRTRTVHVQRFGVDSTDSDATLRPSSLSISASGDGSWAVDGESAPELDGCLDVDLAVTPLTNTLPIRRLALEIGESATSEVVYLDPRTFEVSKARQQYTRLARDDDGGRYRYESLTTGFTAEVDVDTDGVVCDYPGVFRRVR; this is encoded by the coding sequence ATGTCCCGAAGTTCGTTCGTGTACACGCACTACTGTTGGGAACCTGTCGATGGGGTCGGCTTCGAACACTGCACCGTTGCATTCTCTCCGACGCTCCACGCGGACGGAATCGCACTCGGTGTTGACGACGATGGCGCCTCAACTCGCGTCCGCTATCTGTTCGACACGGACGAAAAATTCCGAACCCGAACAGTACACGTCCAGCGATTTGGCGTCGATAGCACGGATAGCGACGCGACTCTTCGTCCCAGTTCGCTCTCCATATCGGCCAGCGGCGACGGTTCGTGGGCCGTAGATGGTGAGTCAGCCCCGGAACTCGATGGGTGTCTCGACGTAGACCTCGCGGTGACACCACTCACCAACACGCTTCCAATCCGCCGCCTCGCACTCGAAATTGGTGAGTCTGCCACGTCTGAGGTGGTCTATCTCGACCCCCGTACGTTCGAGGTGTCGAAAGCACGCCAACAGTACACCCGTCTCGCCCGCGACGACGACGGTGGACGCTACCGCTACGAGAGTCTCACAACCGGATTCACCGCAGAGGTGGACGTAGACACCGACGGCGTCGTCTGTGACTATCCTGGTGTCTTCCGGAGAGTTCGTTAG
- a CDS encoding DNA topoisomerase VI subunit B translates to MPSIQSTLGEEEGIAEELAESQRQISIAEFFEKNKHMLGFDSGARGLVTAVKEAVDNALDATEEAGIAPDIYVEIADDGDYYTLIVEDNGPGITKEQVPKVFGKLLYGSRFHAREQSRGQQGIGISAAVLYSQLTSGKPAKITSRTKGSADAEYFELVIDTDENEPEIRTAETTTWERTHGTRIELEMEANMRARSQLVRYIKHTAVVNPHARITFKEPSMEEAQQFERATDELPAETEEIRPHPHGVELGTVLKMLADTDSHSVSGFVQEEFTRVGRKTANSILDNFRDRHFGREAAWKPPQKHDEADIARAVQGAVANKGATATNAFADTVAKQVEARNRVAHHELVEIIAEAADSVGENHDTTFGSTVQDNAVEAAWEQLTADRTSDFYGLVDKATSTRKDDETVHGLAERVARKFEKGGERDRATHEQLETYVADAADATEEYDDATVGDTARENVVMEIWNTMVTVPDDVPKISSLAENRDAASDLLEAMTETDIISPPTNCLSPITADLVKAGLKKEYDADFYASATRDADVHGGDPFIVEAGIAYGGDLPAEGKAEVLRFANRVPLVYQRGACATTDVVKSIGWRNYNLDQPGGSGIPNGPAVIMVHVASTNVPFTSESKDAVANVPNIEDEIELAIREAARELKSYLNKRKSLQKRKKKQNVIASILPQMAEKLADVTGQGQPEYEDALARIMNNVLVEREVEDGKVKLVVENHTSTNESPEITDIVSAEPTNLSNGANAIDMDGEWFIKWTPTVESGDEAVLEYETADDASFDVSVEGIEDAKLTVNQ, encoded by the coding sequence ATGCCATCCATCCAGTCGACACTCGGCGAGGAGGAGGGCATCGCCGAGGAGTTGGCAGAGAGCCAACGCCAAATCTCCATCGCCGAGTTCTTCGAGAAGAACAAGCACATGCTCGGGTTCGACAGCGGAGCCCGGGGGCTTGTGACTGCCGTCAAAGAGGCCGTGGACAACGCCCTCGACGCGACGGAAGAGGCCGGTATCGCGCCGGACATCTACGTCGAAATCGCCGACGACGGCGACTACTACACCCTCATCGTCGAGGACAACGGTCCGGGTATCACCAAAGAGCAGGTGCCGAAGGTCTTCGGGAAACTTCTCTACGGGTCGCGATTCCACGCCCGCGAGCAGTCTCGTGGGCAGCAGGGTATCGGTATCTCTGCGGCCGTCCTCTACTCGCAGTTGACCAGTGGGAAACCTGCGAAGATTACGAGTCGCACGAAGGGAAGCGCGGACGCCGAATACTTCGAACTCGTCATCGACACCGACGAGAACGAACCCGAGATTCGGACCGCCGAGACGACCACGTGGGAGCGCACCCACGGCACCCGAATCGAGTTAGAGATGGAAGCGAACATGCGCGCGCGCTCTCAACTCGTCCGGTACATCAAGCACACGGCGGTCGTCAATCCCCACGCTCGCATCACGTTTAAGGAGCCGAGCATGGAGGAGGCCCAGCAGTTCGAGCGAGCGACCGACGAACTCCCCGCAGAGACCGAGGAGATTCGCCCACACCCCCACGGCGTGGAGTTGGGCACAGTACTCAAGATGCTCGCCGACACCGACTCTCACAGCGTCTCTGGCTTCGTCCAAGAGGAGTTCACGCGCGTGGGTCGCAAGACCGCGAACTCGATTTTGGACAACTTCCGCGACCGTCACTTCGGCCGAGAAGCCGCGTGGAAACCGCCCCAGAAGCACGACGAAGCGGATATCGCCAGAGCCGTGCAAGGTGCTGTCGCAAACAAGGGCGCGACGGCGACCAACGCCTTCGCGGATACCGTAGCGAAACAGGTGGAAGCCCGCAACCGCGTGGCGCACCACGAGTTGGTCGAGATTATCGCTGAAGCGGCCGACTCCGTCGGCGAAAACCACGACACGACGTTCGGTTCGACGGTCCAAGACAACGCAGTCGAGGCCGCGTGGGAGCAACTCACTGCGGACCGAACCAGCGACTTCTACGGACTGGTCGATAAGGCGACCAGCACGCGAAAGGACGACGAGACTGTCCACGGACTCGCCGAGCGCGTCGCCCGGAAGTTCGAGAAGGGCGGCGAGCGCGACCGGGCGACCCACGAGCAGTTAGAAACGTACGTCGCCGACGCCGCCGACGCGACCGAAGAGTACGACGACGCGACGGTCGGCGACACGGCCCGCGAGAACGTCGTCATGGAAATCTGGAACACGATGGTCACGGTTCCGGACGACGTACCGAAGATCAGCAGTCTCGCCGAGAATCGGGACGCCGCCAGCGACTTGCTGGAGGCGATGACGGAGACCGACATCATCTCGCCGCCGACGAACTGCCTGTCGCCCATCACGGCCGACCTCGTGAAGGCCGGTCTGAAAAAGGAGTACGACGCGGACTTCTACGCTTCGGCGACACGTGACGCCGACGTTCACGGCGGCGACCCGTTCATCGTGGAAGCCGGTATCGCCTACGGCGGCGACCTGCCCGCGGAGGGGAAAGCTGAGGTGCTTCGCTTCGCGAACAGAGTACCCCTCGTGTACCAGCGTGGTGCTTGTGCGACGACCGACGTGGTGAAGAGTATCGGTTGGCGGAACTACAACTTGGACCAACCTGGCGGGTCGGGGATTCCAAATGGGCCTGCCGTCATCATGGTCCACGTCGCGTCCACGAACGTCCCGTTCACGAGCGAGAGCAAGGACGCAGTCGCCAACGTCCCGAACATCGAGGACGAAATCGAGTTGGCGATTCGAGAGGCGGCCCGCGAGTTGAAGTCGTATCTCAACAAGCGCAAGTCGCTCCAGAAACGCAAGAAGAAGCAGAACGTCATCGCGTCGATTCTGCCCCAGATGGCCGAGAAGCTGGCCGACGTGACCGGACAGGGCCAACCCGAGTACGAGGACGCGTTGGCACGCATCATGAACAACGTGCTGGTCGAGCGCGAAGTCGAGGACGGCAAAGTGAAATTGGTCGTCGAGAACCACACCAGCACGAACGAGTCGCCCGAGATAACGGACATCGTCAGCGCAGAGCCGACGAACCTCTCGAACGGCGCGAACGCCATCGACATGGACGGCGAGTGGTTCATCAAGTGGACCCCGACCGTCGAGAGCGGCGACGAAGCCGTCTTGGAGTACGAGACAGCAGACGACGCATCGTTCGACGTTAGCGTCGAAGGAATCGAGGACGCGAAACTCACGGTGAACCAATGA